Part of the Oscillospiraceae bacterium genome is shown below.
TCCTCGTCCGCATCGAATTCCAGCTGCGCCCCGCCCATGTCCGCCATACGCATAATAGGCGTAAACGCCGCGTACTCCGTCCAGCGCAGCAGCAACTCCTTTGTGCGGCGCGCGGCGAAGGACACGTTGCCCCCCACGTCGGACAGGCTGAGGCCTATCCCGCCGCAGGCCAGCGTGAGGGCGGCGTCCAGCGCCGAGGGCAGACCGTCTTCCGCCCCCCAACCGGTGTTGTGATCGCCCGTGGACGCCAGCATCGTCTGCCCGCCCATGGCGCCGTATCCGGCGCGGGTAAAGAAGACCGCGTCCGCCGTGCGGCCAGCCTCCCGCACGGCTTCCCGATTGAGTTTGGCCCATAGCATGGGCCAGCGGTTGTGCATCCGATTGGAGCTCTCCCGGTTGGCCAGCACGGCCCGGGCCGGGAGGAAATATCCCATATCGGCCATGTAACCGCTAAACCCAAACTGCAGGATATTTTTTTTGATGATCTCCTTGTACCAGGCACAGGCGTCGGGGTTTGAGAGGTCGAGATGCCCGGCCATAAAACCGCCCATGTCGTTGATGAAATTGCCGCTTTCCGGCTTGCGCACCAAAAAGCCGCTGAGCGACGCCTCGGCGAACAGCCGCCCCTCGATGGAGAGATGAGGGTTTATATAGGCCAGCGTGTGGAGCCCGCGCACGCCGAATTCCCCGATCATTTTGTCCAGTTTGGGGTAGAGCTCCCGGTTCCACACCCAGTCAAAAAACACCTGCCAGCGCCGCCCCGTCTCCCGCAGACCCGACCAGTCGCGAACACAGACCGCCGACACCCGCGCTCCGGCCGCCAGCACCCGCTCCAGCCGCTCGATCAGCCGCGCCGCGCCGCCCTGCGTCTCGATCCACGCGCCCTCCACGCACCACTGCGGCAGGACGGGCTGGCGCCCCAGCAGCCGGGTGAGCCGCTCCATGAGCGCCGGCACATCGGCGGCCACACCGACAATCACGGCTGCCGGCAGATCCCAAAGCTCCACACGGTGGTGGCGTGGGGCACGGAAATCCAACGCGCCGTAGACTGGAGCGTCGATGTGGACAAAGATGCCGTCCTGTGTCACAAAGGTGGGCTGCGGGTGATAAGTGGCGTGGCGCCCGCTGCCCGGACGAAACGGGAGACGCGCACTTTCGCGCCCGATCCGCCGCTCGTGCACCCATAGCGGGAGCCGATGTCCCCGCAGGTCCAGCAGGCCGTACTGGGCGCCTCCGCCGTAGACGCAGTGGCCGGGTGTCGCCGGAAACTGGAGCCACAGCCGGTTGAGCCCGGTGGTGGACCGCTGCGGGGTCAGCACCAGATTGCCGTCCGCCTCCGACAGGTGAAACGTAAGCGACAGGTCCCCCCCCCAAAAGCGGAT
Proteins encoded:
- a CDS encoding alpha-glucosidase, which encodes MRSWICFCKEFFMLRVEAQNDALTVYLADRPVLTHTPDSPFVIAGQGAGAFHAHGGHWRISDRLSRRTMLTNAHYDAGRSSIRFWGGDLSLTFHLSEADGNLVLTPQRSTTGLNRLWLQFPATPGHCVYGGGAQYGLLDLRGHRLPLWVHERRIGRESARLPFRPGSGRHATYHPQPTFVTQDGIFVHIDAPVYGALDFRAPRHHRVELWDLPAAVIVGVAADVPALMERLTRLLGRQPVLPQWCVEGAWIETQGGAARLIERLERVLAAGARVSAVCVRDWSGLRETGRRWQVFFDWVWNRELYPKLDKMIGEFGVRGLHTLAYINPHLSIEGRLFAEASLSGFLVRKPESGNFINDMGGFMAGHLDLSNPDACAWYKEIIKKNILQFGFSGYMADMGYFLPARAVLANRESSNRMHNRWPMLWAKLNREAVREAGRTADAVFFTRAGYGAMGGQTMLASTGDHNTGWGAEDGLPSALDAALTLACGGIGLSLSDVGGNVSFAARRTKELLLRWTEYAAFTPIMRMADMGGAQLEFDADEETLSVFARLTRVHAALAPYMRALIRENAHTGLPVMRPMWMVFPDDDRLRRVHHSYMLGEEMLVSPVLRRGRRSQTLLLPAGHWLHMWTKQVHSGGEHTVSAPLGYPPVFYRPDGQWADLFAAIGQKGDDSSVCF